AGAAACTCAACCTTCAACTTTTAACTGTGGCTATGAGATTTTCAGATTTACATTGCCACAACCATATGCGCGCGCATTTTTGGATGCAGGAGCAGCGCAAACGATTTGAGAGAAAAGGCGAATTCAGTCCTTGGACTGTGATTGCATCCAATAGAAAAGGTTATCTCAAAGGAAAAATGGGGGCCTCTTACAGTCAAACAGATCTCGTAAAAGCTTGGAATGGCAATCTTCGACTGACATTCAATTCCCTCTATCCACTTGAAAAACCCTTTGTGAAAGGATTTAAGCCGAAAGTTGGAGACGATAAATGGACTCGGTTTTTGATTGCTTTTGCTACTTCTCATAAACTTCCATTCAGGGATTTTATCCAAACCATGTATATGAGGATTCCTGATGATGCCGTGGATTACTTCCAATCGACTGCCTATGATTACTGGGATTCTTTAAATCGAGAGATGAGATTTGTCACCAAAGACTCAGGAAAAAGGATCAAAAGGAATGAGGTTTTTACTCCTGGATTGGCTAGGAGGATTTTTGAATCCGAAAAGAAGCGTAGAAACAACTTTCCCAGGGAGATGCTTGCTACAAATGCCTGCTACCATATCCCAAAAACTCCCAAAGATCTAAGAGCCTCCGTTGAGGATGATTCTGAAATCACAATGGTACTCACAATAGAGGGTTCACATGCCTTGGGCACAGACAGAGCCAGCATCGCTGAAGTTTCAAGAAGAGTTCAATATATCAAAAACGAATGGCCAATTCCCGTCTTCTTTATCACCTTTGCACATCATTTTGACAATAAACTGTGTGGTCATGCCCACTCAATCCCTGATCAGGGTAAGGCTTTATTAGATCAGTCAGCTAACCTGAATGCCGGTTTTAATGACAATGGAAGAAGGATCTTGCGAGAATTTCTTGGTTTGAATAAAAAACTGGAAAGAGATTCCAAATACGGTTATAGAATTTTGATCGATGTAAAACACATGAGTGCCAAATCCAGAAAGGAATATTATGAGGAGTTTGTGATTCCCTGTATGGAAAAGGAGGATGTGATCCCTGTGATAGGCTCTCACTGCGGCTATTCCGGCAGAAAAACCCTAGAAGAGCATATTTCCTTACAGGACAGTGAAAGGGATGAGTACACTGAGCTTTGCGGAGATGAAAGCCACCTTAGTGAAACAGAAAGAAAACAGTTAATCAAAAATCAGCCCTTAGGGAAATTCAATGCATGGAATATCAATCTCTGTGATGAAGATATTAGGATGATTGTAAAAACTAAGGGGCTATTTGGGCTCTCGTTTGACCAAAGGATCTTAGGAATCACTGATAAGGATAAAGACAGTAAAAGAAATGGCATTCAATTGCTTTGGGAGAATATTGAAGGAATTGTAAAAAGTGCCTATTCTAATGAAGATTTTACTGAAGAGGAAAAACTACAAGTTTGGCAATGCATTACCATTGGTACAGACTTGGAAGGACTCATAGACCCGGTAAGCCCCTATCCTACAGTTTTGGAATTTGAGGTATTTGCTGGAAACCTGATTTTTGAA
Above is a window of Algoriphagus machipongonensis DNA encoding:
- a CDS encoding amidohydrolase family protein, producing MRAHFWMQEQRKRFERKGEFSPWTVIASNRKGYLKGKMGASYSQTDLVKAWNGNLRLTFNSLYPLEKPFVKGFKPKVGDDKWTRFLIAFATSHKLPFRDFIQTMYMRIPDDAVDYFQSTAYDYWDSLNREMRFVTKDSGKRIKRNEVFTPGLARRIFESEKKRRNNFPREMLATNACYHIPKTPKDLRASVEDDSEITMVLTIEGSHALGTDRASIAEVSRRVQYIKNEWPIPVFFITFAHHFDNKLCGHAHSIPDQGKALLDQSANLNAGFNDNGRRILREFLGLNKKLERDSKYGYRILIDVKHMSAKSRKEYYEEFVIPCMEKEDVIPVIGSHCGYSGRKTLEEHISLQDSERDEYTELCGDESHLSETERKQLIKNQPLGKFNAWNINLCDEDIRMIVKTKGLFGLSFDQRILGITDKDKDSKRNGIQLLWENIEGIVKSAYSNEDFTEEEKLQVWQCITIGTDLEGLIDPVSPYPTVLEFEVFAGNLIFEIEESRKNLELSYLSHLTSIDDVRKCVEDFCFNNAAAFVKKHYPSKESMEQ